A genomic stretch from Croceibacterium aestuarii includes:
- the queG gene encoding tRNA epoxyqueuosine(34) reductase QueG, producing MVNAGVSGDLKQDLAAKARELGFVAFGVAPAADDPLRARRLEEWLGAGMHGAMEWMAARADVRKGPQSMWPEARSVIALGMSYAPEIDPLAPGEAKISVYAQGRDYHDTVKKALKALARWLVERVPGTELKVFVDTAPVMEKPLGEAAGIGWQGKHTNLVSREHGSWLFLGAIYTTLELEPDEPHADRCGSCMACQQACPTDAFPRPYQLDARRCISYLTIEHAGPIPEEFREAIGTRIYGCDDCLAVCPWNRFADAAQRHRAFLPREDLVAPRLAQLLALDDAAFRQKFSGSPIKRIGRNRFVRNCLIAAGNSGDQALHSQVSALLADPDPVVAEAARWAQARLTTSP from the coding sequence TTGGTTAACGCGGGCGTTAGCGGCGATCTCAAGCAGGATCTTGCGGCCAAGGCGCGCGAGCTCGGCTTCGTCGCCTTCGGCGTGGCCCCCGCGGCCGACGACCCGCTACGCGCACGGCGGCTTGAGGAATGGCTCGGCGCCGGAATGCATGGCGCGATGGAGTGGATGGCGGCGCGCGCCGACGTCCGCAAAGGGCCGCAATCGATGTGGCCTGAGGCGAGGAGCGTCATTGCTCTGGGCATGAGCTACGCACCAGAGATCGACCCGCTGGCCCCTGGCGAAGCGAAGATCTCCGTCTACGCCCAGGGTCGCGACTACCACGACACTGTCAAGAAGGCGCTCAAGGCGCTCGCTCGCTGGCTGGTCGAGCGCGTGCCCGGCACCGAACTGAAGGTCTTCGTCGATACCGCGCCGGTGATGGAAAAGCCGCTGGGCGAGGCCGCTGGGATCGGCTGGCAGGGCAAGCACACCAATCTCGTCAGCCGCGAGCACGGCTCGTGGCTATTCCTCGGCGCGATCTACACCACGCTGGAACTGGAACCCGACGAACCGCACGCCGACCGCTGCGGCAGCTGCATGGCGTGCCAGCAGGCCTGCCCGACCGATGCTTTTCCCCGGCCTTACCAGCTCGACGCGCGACGCTGCATTTCATACCTCACGATCGAGCACGCGGGGCCGATCCCCGAGGAATTCCGCGAGGCGATCGGCACGCGCATTTACGGCTGCGACGATTGTCTGGCTGTGTGCCCGTGGAACCGCTTTGCCGACGCGGCGCAGCGGCACCGCGCGTTCCTCCCCCGCGAGGACCTTGTGGCCCCGAGACTGGCTCAATTGCTGGCGCTCGACGACGCGGCGTTTCGGCAGAAGTTCTCCGGCTCGCCGATCAAGCGCATTGGGCGCAATCGTTTCGTGCGAAACTGTCTGATCGCGGCCGGGAACAGCGGCGATCAAGCGCTTCATTCGCAGGTCAGCGCGCTGCTCGCCGATCCCGATCCGGTCGTGGCCGAGGCGGCGCGCTGGGCGCAGGCGCGGCTTACAACATCTCCTTGA
- a CDS encoding NAD(P)/FAD-dependent oxidoreductase — MESADIVIVGSGHGGAQAAIALRQQGYEGSILMIGRDPAPPYERPPLSKEYLAGEKPFERILIRPEGFWADKAVTLRPGTAVLKIDPQAKELTLTGGATVAYGTLIWSAGGDPRRLSCPGADLAGIHTVRDKADVDRMLAELEAGAKRVVVIGGGYIGLEAAAVLRKRGCDVVLLESQDRVLGRVAGEDLSRFYEDEHRRQGVDVRLEAMVGALQGDGSRVTGVTLESGETIACDMVVVGIGIVPAIGPLISAGAAGANGVEVDEMCRTSLPDIYAIGDCAAHGNPYADGAVIRLESVQNAHDMAATAAKAICGDPQPYKALPWFWSNQYDLRLQTVGLSAEHDTTVLRGDPAERSFSVVYLKEGRVIALDCVNKTKDYAQGRKLIEARAVIDPDLLLDPDVQLKEML, encoded by the coding sequence ATGGAGAGCGCGGATATCGTAATCGTCGGCTCGGGCCACGGCGGAGCCCAGGCCGCCATTGCCCTGCGCCAGCAGGGATACGAAGGGTCGATCCTGATGATCGGCCGCGATCCCGCGCCGCCCTACGAGCGGCCGCCGTTGTCGAAGGAATACCTCGCTGGGGAAAAGCCGTTCGAGCGCATCCTGATCCGCCCCGAGGGATTCTGGGCCGACAAGGCGGTGACGCTGCGGCCCGGTACCGCGGTGCTCAAGATCGATCCGCAAGCCAAGGAACTGACGCTGACCGGAGGCGCGACGGTTGCCTACGGCACGCTGATCTGGTCGGCGGGAGGGGACCCGCGCCGCCTGTCGTGCCCGGGCGCCGACCTTGCCGGCATCCACACCGTGCGCGACAAGGCCGATGTCGATCGCATGTTGGCCGAACTCGAGGCCGGCGCGAAGCGCGTGGTGGTGATCGGCGGCGGTTATATCGGTCTCGAGGCTGCGGCGGTCTTGCGCAAGCGCGGCTGCGATGTGGTGCTGCTCGAATCGCAGGATCGGGTGCTCGGCCGCGTGGCCGGAGAAGACCTGTCGCGCTTTTACGAGGACGAGCACCGCCGCCAGGGCGTCGACGTGCGGCTCGAGGCGATGGTCGGGGCTCTGCAGGGCGATGGGTCCCGCGTGACCGGCGTAACGCTCGAAAGCGGCGAGACGATCGCTTGCGACATGGTCGTCGTCGGCATCGGCATCGTCCCGGCTATCGGCCCCTTGATCAGCGCCGGCGCGGCGGGCGCCAACGGCGTCGAGGTCGACGAAATGTGCCGGACCAGCCTGCCCGACATCTATGCCATCGGCGACTGCGCGGCGCATGGCAATCCCTATGCCGACGGGGCGGTCATCCGCCTCGAAAGCGTGCAGAACGCGCACGACATGGCCGCGACCGCGGCCAAGGCGATCTGCGGGGACCCACAGCCTTACAAGGCGCTGCCGTGGTTCTGGTCGAATCAGTACGATCTCAGGCTGCAGACGGTCGGCCTCTCGGCCGAGCACGACACCACGGTGCTGCGCGGCGATCCCGCGGAGCGAAGCTTCTCGGTGGTCTACCTCAAGGAAGGCCGCGTGATCGCGCTCGATTGCGTCAACAAGACCAAGGACTATGCGCAAGGTCGCAAGCTGATCGAGGCCCGGGCTGTGATCGATCCCGATCTGCTGCTCGATCCGGACGTACAGCTCAAGGAGATGTTGTAA